A region of the Candidatus Nanosynbacter lyticus genome:
CTACGTTTTACTATTGTCGGCGGCGTTAATACAGCGCTTGACTTCAGCATACTCTTTATCTTAACGATGCTTTTTAATGTCCCGAAAGAATTAGCTAATTTTATATCAACTTTTGTCGCATTTTTGTTCTCTTTCTTTGCCAATAAAAAATACACTTTCAAATCAACATCTAAGAATCTAAAAAAACAGTTTCTACTATTTACTATCGTCACACTATTTGGTTTATGGGTAATCCAAACAATTATTATTGCCACTATTACGCC
Encoded here:
- a CDS encoding GtrA family protein, translated to MQEIAKKHADKLRFTIVGGVNTALDFSILFILTMLFNVPKELANFISTFVAFLFSFFANKKYTFKSTSKNLKKQFLLFTIVTLFGLWVIQTIIIATITPIFTNIGVNKPAALLISKLIATVASLIWNYTLYSKVVFKKPKSFSD